Proteins encoded by one window of Cloeon dipterum chromosome 2, ieCloDipt1.1, whole genome shotgun sequence:
- the LOC135936847 gene encoding uncharacterized protein LOC135936847, whose product MLQKSLILLGTAFLIVQVTSFSTKGSPKSLLREYVTINGTEYYIDNFGVSRDEAKADCDSRNMTLLAFDEPNEWENARVWLLFNGYDWDWFWTSAIRHVNSTTWIWESTGEEVTEFFWGADQPDITPGELETCLDFRVRNGGWDDDDCSIYLLGFICE is encoded by the exons atgcttcaaaaaaGTTTGATACTCCTTGGGACTGCATTCCTGATCGTGCAG GTGACGTCTTTTTCAACCAAGGGTTCGCCAAAGA gTCTGCTTAGAGAATACGTGACTATCAATGGAACCGAATACTACATTGACAACTTTGGCGTTTCCAGAGATGAAGCTAAAGCCGACTGCGACTCCAGAAACATGACTCTTCTGGCTTTCGACGAGCCAAACGAATGGGAAAATGCACGTGTTTGGCTGCTATTTAATG GCTACGATTGGGACTGGTTCTGGACAAGTGCAATTAGGCACGTCAACTCAACCACTTGGATCTGGGAGTCGACTGGAGAGGAAGTGACCGAATTTTTCTGGGGAGCTGATCAGCCAGACATCACGCCAGGAGAGTTGGAGACCTGTTTGGACTTCCGTGTGAGGAACGGTGGCTGGGATGATGACGATTGCTCTATTTATTTGTTAGGCTTTATTTGCGAATAA
- the LOC135936391 gene encoding uncharacterized protein LOC135936391: protein MLGKSVILLGVAFLFLQVASAPTNDSSKTLTRGYVNIDGKEYYVEYGIQTRADSKFMCEFRNMKLISFDEPNQYQSVSNWLISTGSEFDYFWTSGIKREGSTTWTWESTGQTISDFIWGFNQPTITSGIETYLCFRPSDGGWDDVDSPDYYLGSICE from the exons ATGCTTGGCAAAAGTGTGATTCTCCTTGGGGTTGCATTCCTGTTTTTGCAG GTTGCATCCGCACCAACAAACGACTCGTCGAAAA CTTTGACCAGGGGCTACGTAAACATCGATGGAAAAGAATATTACGTAGAATATGGCATTCAAACGAGAGCAGATTCCAAATTCATGTGTGAATTCAGGAACATGAAacttatttcttttgacgaaCCCAATCAATATCAAAGCGTCTCAAATTGGCTAATATCTACCG GCTCAGAATTTGACTACTTTTGGACAAGTGGAATCAAACGCGAGGGCTCGACGACCTGGACCTGGGAATCGACTGGACAGACCATATCCGACTTTATCTGGGGATTCAATCAACCAACTATCACGTCAGGAATTGAAACATATTTGTGTTTCCGACCAAGTGACGGTGGATGGGATGATGTCGATTCTCCCGACTATTACCTGGGCTCGATTTGCGAATAA
- the LOC135936112 gene encoding uncharacterized protein LOC135936112: protein MLFKSFLAIGGTFLFVQAFSLSGRVSFKELVTINGTEYYIDSNGFTTSDAKLTCNSMNMSLISFDEPSEYQTIQDWLLQNNLQTPWFWTSGIRSVNSETWIWGSTGENITDFTWAAGQPDINPGQFDTCIDFRADSQGWEDDECSIYLFGIICE, encoded by the exons ATGTTATTCAAAAGCTTTCTGGCAATTGGAGGAACGTTCCTTTTTGTTCAg GCATTTTCCCTCTCTGGCCGAG tttcGTTCAAAGAATTGGTGACTATCAACGGAACCGAATATTACATTGACAGCAACGGTTTCACCACGAGTGATGCCAAACTCACGTGCAATTCAATGAACATGAGCCTAATTTCGTTCGATGAGCCAAGCGAGTACCAAACTATCCAGGACTGGCTTTTGCAGAACA aCCTTCAAACCCCCTGGTTTTGGACGAGTGGAATCAGATCCGTGAATTCCGAAACTTGGATTTGGGGGTCTACTGGGGAGAACATCACCGACTTCACCTGGGCAGCTGGTCAGCCAGATATAAATCCTGGGCAGTTTGACACGTGCATCGATTTCCGTGCAGATAGCCAGGGCTGGGAAGATGACGAATGCTCCATCTACCTTTTTGGCATtatttgtgaataa
- the LOC135936298 gene encoding uncharacterized protein LOC135936298 has translation MQGGRIALLLLAASLGASALPVERETEIININGEEYLLSNVPMTRHESMAFCASRNMSLLSFDRPGRYEDLYFWSWETGWSSAIFWTSALREEGQKKWIWETSGEQITDFHWGLQQPELANNYSRQCFFFWPYFGGNFDELCTETNSSSATASFCQHR, from the exons ATGCAGGGCGGGCGTATCGCACTGCTTTTATTAGCAGCTTCCCTTGGCGCCTCAgcg CTGCCGGTGGAAAGAGAGACGGAGATCATAAACATCAATGGCGAGGAATACCTACTGTCCAACGTGCCGATGACGAGGCACGAGTCAATGGCGTTTTGCGCTTCACGAAACATGAGCCTGTTGTCTTTCGACCGGCCTGGAAGATACGAAGACCTCTACTTCTGGTCCTGGGAAACAG GTTGGAGCTCAGCAATCTTCTGGACGAGCGCCCTTCGAGAGGAAGGGCAGAAAAAGTGGATTTGGGAAACGAGTGGCGAGCAAATCACCGACTTCCACTGGGGCCTGCAGCAGCCCGAGCTGGCCAACAATTACTCAAGACAGTGTTTCTTCTTCTGGCCCTACTTTGGAGGAAACTTCGACGAGCTGTGCACCGAGACTAACTCGTCCTCGGCCACGGCCAGCTTCTGCCAGCACCGTTGA